GTTACCACTGTGAAgtctgctggtggtggtggggcctcAGGAAACCCCGTGGCCGTGGCCTGCACCGGGGGACAGGCAGGGTGTGTGTAGAAAGGTGGGAACCCAATGGAGGCGCTGGGAGGGCCAGAGCTGGAGGTGTGAGGTAGGGGGTCCAAGGACTTGTGTCTGGCTTCTGAGGCATTGGGGCTGAAGTGGTTGGTAACCCCCTGCTTGAGCTTCTTCCAGCCCAGGTGGTAAATCTCCAGCATGTTGAGCACCAGTGACGCACAGGCCACAGCCAGCATGAAGATGACGAAGATGGTCTTCTCTGTGGGCCTAGAGATAAAGCAGTCTACCGTGTTGGGGCAGGGCCAGCGGTCACAGCGGTAAAGTGGCTGCAGCTGGAAGCCATAGAGAAAGTACTGGCCCGCGATGAAGCCCACTTCGAAGAGCGTCTTGAAGATGATGTTGAAGACATAGGTCCGCAGCAGCGCGCCAGCGATGCGCACCTTGCCACGGTCATCTCGCAGTGGCGGGTCCCGCGGACTCACTGTACGCATCGGCTCGCGGCCACGGCCGTGCTGGGGGTTGTCTTTCCTCAGCATCTCTTCCTCccgctctctcttcttctcctccatgCGCACGATGTGCAGCACGTGGCCCAGGTAGATGAGGGTGGGCGTGGACACAAAGATGATCTGCAGCGCCCAGAAGCGGATGTGCGAGATGGGGAAAGCGCGGTCGTAGCAGACGTTCTCGCACCCCGGTTGTTGCGTGTTGCAAGTGAAGTCCGACTGCTCGTCGCCCCACACCTCCTCGGCCGCCGCCCCCAGCACCAGGATGCGGAAGATGAACAGCACAGTCAGCCACACCTTGCCAATGACTGTGGAGTGCTCCTGCGCATTCTCCAGCAGCCGCCCCAAGAAGCTCCAGTCGCCCATCGCTCCCGACAGTTAACCTGCAAGGGGAACATGGCTGTTACTACTGGGGAGAGCAGGGCGGCGCTGCAGTATGGGGCTCTGTGCTGTCAGCCCTCGGTAGCTTTGGGTCCTTCCAACCTCAGATCCGAAGCAAATGGAGGCCTAGGGTGGGGTCACATGCCTGTAATGCTGGAACCAGggagcctgagctacacagcaaaacctggtattatttttgttgttgttattattattattgctcagtggtaaaaaaccaTGCTAATAACCCGAGTTAGATACTGGGAATTCACTTAGAAGAACctactcctgaaagttgtcttctgacccttCCACACTGGCCACGACACATTGCACCTGCACTCATACACATcatccacatatgcacacaataatagtaataagtaaaatagtttaaaagtatTCGGTGGTTGCAACTGTTCTGTATTTGCATTTTGTTGTCGTTATCCCCTAAACAATACAGTATGACGGCAATTTCCATAGTCTTTACATTGCATTAGGCGTCTTAAATAATCCGGAGATGACGCAGAGCATGCAGAGGAATGTGACAGGTTCTATGCAAATATTTTGCCATTTTATAGGAGGGACGTAAACATCAGAGGATTTGGGAATCTGTGGGGGTCCTGGAGCCGATCCCCACGGACACTGAGCGCCAATCACGGCTGCTACTCCACAGCCCTCACAGTAGTCACTGCTGGCCTAAGTGACTGAACCATCCTCCTGATCCCTATTGTAGGGGTGAggaagctgggacagaaggaaagagaaatgagtcCCCTGCCTCTAACTTTGTGTCCCCTTCTCTCCAGAATGCCTCTGCACAGAGCTGGGATGGGGCGTGGCTCAACTCCTGACCTCTGCCTTTCTGTGCTCATGGCTTTAGAGAACACTTGCCAAACTGAGGTTTCCAGGGCAACCATCCAAACTCTCGCAGTTACACAGCATGGTTTAACAGAGAAAAACCAACAAGGTTAAAAAACGTCTCTTGTTGGGTCAGTCATCTGGGAGTCGGGGATCACTGCTAGTATCGAACCGAGACCTTCAAGGACCACCATGCAGAAGAAACAACTGAGAAAGGATCAATTTTCTCACCATTTCGACAATTAACAGACCACCTAAAACCACCCCACTTATCATGGATGAAATCTCTGTGGTCCCCAAAGAAGCCCAGACTGGATACTTGGGCAACATTGGATAGGACAGCCATAGGCAGAGCTCACTGGGACCAGAGCGCTGCTAGGTGCTCAAGAAGTACCTAGAGTTGGCTGTCCATGGATTCCTCGTTAGGACCACAGCTCCAGTCCAACAGTAAGACCTGCAGCAGCTAATCATTCATGGCGCTGTGCAGGGTGTTAGGGAATCATACACACAGCTGCAGTGTGGGTATTACAGGACTAGCTAAACACAAGCGGAAGAGGCCCAGGGGCTTTGGATTTCAGGTGGGGTGTGGAAAGCCCAGAGAGGGCTCATGAAGGCATCTGGTGGTGCCCTGTCCGTGGGCATCATTCCCGCAGGGCACACTCTCAGCAAGGTCTGTGGGTGGGAGCCTGGTCCCTGAAGGGCTACCACGATGGTTAATCTTGTCCGCTCGAGGAGTTTCAGAAGCACCATGGGGATGACGCTCTAGGCATGTTAGTGAGGGAGTTTCCAGACTAGGTTAACCGAGCTGAGAAGACCCACTCTAACTGTAGGCAGCCCCACTGTGTGGGCTGGTTTCCTGGGCTggatgaaaaggaggaagggagctgTAGTAGAAGCCAGGACTTTGTTGCCATGATGATTTTAGGTGGTCTGTTAATTATACCCTTGACTTAGGAGCCCAAATAAAGCATTCTGCCCTTGAGTTGCTTctgtctgtcatttgttgcagcaatgagaaaagcaaagcagaaacgGTCTCATGTGCGTACACAGGGATGAGGGAGGAAAACGTGGGCCCTCGGTGAGCGGCACAGGGGCCAGAGATAGAAGGGTTTCTCCTGTGTTGCTGCTGCTCATAggaccacacacgcacacacacaggcactcgaAGATCCTCGTTCTCCACCATGACTATAGCAGGGAGAAGAAGGTGGGTCCCACAGAGCTGAACTCATGCCAATGCTCGTCACTGAGACTGTGACACACAAGTAAGCATGCAGGCAGCACTGCACAGACAGAGCCATGGCTGCATGTGGTGGGGCTCTCCACCGGGCCCTGGCCACAGGCCAAGGCACATTGAATTCTCATAACCCCTgcaacccagactggcctctatGTGTGGTTTCTCAAGGGCCCAGCCTGTAGACCTCCTACACAGGCCCAAACCTTTCTTTGCTGTCCTAGGGTACCACGACTTCCAGTGTCAGGACCACTAGACTACGAGAGACTCTGTCCCCAGTGGGCCCCCTCCTGAGGCTGGAGCAGTACATCTATGGTAGAACTGGGGAAAACACTTCTAGAGTCAGACAGCTAAGGAGAGGCCAGTGCACGGGTTTAATGTTTCTTTCAGACGCTCATATCCCAGAAGCACCTTCTGTTTGTTAACAAACTTTGATAAGATACACTGGAACCACAGGCCTGGGGTCTCCTCACACAAGGTTGATGgcacagaggaaaggaagagacttTTTCTGCTTGGAATAGACTGGATACTGCTGTTGGCATTTCCCTGCAGGCTCGGGAGGCCAAATGGCCCCATGTGTATGAGCTGACCTCATAGTAAGGCACTGCTCCACCCCAGATGCCCAGCATATGCACCTGTTGAGGAACATGAATAGCCCAGTAACTATCTTTTACTGGGAAATCAGAGTGTGGTGGGGAGCTGCTGCATCGCCTGTCACTCCCGCTGGCCGAGTCCTCTCCAGACGAGCCATGTTCTTGTGCAACTGCTAAGAAGAGCGATAGGCCACGAGTGTCCTGCCCATGCGCTGGCAGTGGCCACAGCTCACCAAGTCGTACAGGGAGGCCAGTTCTCAAGCACTCTGTGTGTAGCGGTGACTACTGACGGGAAGGAATTCAGTAATGTGTGAGCGACACACGGTGGCCCGGTGCCTACGGCTGCAAGTGAAGTCCTCAGAGATCCTCGGGATGAATGCTGTGACATGtccttccgtgtgtgtgtatgtgctgcttTACAGGTTCATGAATAAAagtgtttcagccaatggcttagcagagtacagTCAGGAAGGaaatcctaacacacacacacacacatacacacacatatacaaacatacatacatacatacatacacatacacacatatacaaacatacacacatatacaaacatacacacatatacaaacatacacacacacacatatacaaacatacatacacacacacacacatatacaaacacacacacacatatacacacatacaaacatacatacacatatacatacacacacacacatatacaaacatacatacatacatacacatacacacatatacaaacatacacacacacacacacacacacataaagagagagtaggcacagCCaaagagatgccagccagctgccaaggaaacaaggtatgtagaaaatgaggtaatgccacagtggcaatacataaactaatagaaatggattaagatgtaagagctagttagtgttgtaattaatacagtttctgtgtaattatttggatctgggtggctGCGAAATGAGAGTTCAGTCTTCCATTTACATAATGGCACCCAAATTGAGGCTTAAAACTGTGACCCCCAAGATTAAGAGTTGaaatgctctaccaactgagctagatATGGaataattttctctgaatttgtcaaatgcaaatggactagacattattgatgtatttattgtctgtatatactgtatataattattgtacttattgtatatagtttttcctt
Above is a window of Microtus pennsylvanicus isolate mMicPen1 chromosome 15, mMicPen1.hap1, whole genome shotgun sequence DNA encoding:
- the Gja3 gene encoding gap junction alpha-3 protein translates to MGDWSFLGRLLENAQEHSTVIGKVWLTVLFIFRILVLGAAAEEVWGDEQSDFTCNTQQPGCENVCYDRAFPISHIRFWALQIIFVSTPTLIYLGHVLHIVRMEEKKREREEEMLRKDNPQHGRGREPMRTVSPRDPPLRDDRGKVRIAGALLRTYVFNIIFKTLFEVGFIAGQYFLYGFQLQPLYRCDRWPCPNTVDCFISRPTEKTIFVIFMLAVACASLVLNMLEIYHLGWKKLKQGVTNHFSPNASEARHKSLDPLPHTSSSGPPSASIGFPPFYTHPACPPVQATATGFPEAPPPPADFTVVTLNDAQGRGHSVKHCNGLHLITEQNWANGVAEQQTSPSKASSVASSPEGRKAITDSSGSSLEESALVVTPEEGEQALATTVEMHSPPLVLLDPGRSSKASSGRARPGDLAI